A region from the Lutra lutra chromosome 1, mLutLut1.2, whole genome shotgun sequence genome encodes:
- the LOC125085370 gene encoding olfactory receptor 7A17-like, with the protein MEAGNQTVVLKFILLGLSEDMDLHPFLFGLFLSMFLVTVLGNLLIILAINSDSRLHTPMYFFLSNLSFTDIGFTSTTVLKMLVNIQTQSNTITYEGCLTQMYFFMIFAGLDNLLLTVMAYDRFVAICHPLRYTVIMNPRLCGLLLLVSWLICLTYSLLQSLMFLRVSFCKEIEIPHFFCEHTQILKLACSDTLTNDILLYFVTGLLGVIPLTVILLSYYRIISSIMGISSVAGKYKAFSTCGSHLLVVSLFYGVGLGVYLTSGTTHPSRKGSIASVMYTVVTPMLNPFIYSLRNRDMKRALRRLFRRGVYSQ; encoded by the coding sequence ATGGAAGCTGGGAACCAAACAGTGGTTTTGAAATTCATCCTTCTGGGACTTTCAGAAGATATGGAcctgcatcccttcctctttGGGTTGTTCCTATCCATGTTCCTGGTCACCGTGCTTGGGAACCTTCTCATCATCCTGGCCATCAACTCTGACTCCCGCctccacacacccatgtacttcttcctctccaacctgTCCTTCACTGACATAGGTTTCACTTCTACCACTGTCCTCAAGATGCTAGTGAACATCCAGACACAGAGCAATACCATCACATATGAAGGCTGTCTTACGCAGatgtattttttcatgatttttgctGGACTAGATAATTTGCTACTGACAGTGATGGCCTATGATCGGTTTGTGGCCATCTGTCATCCCCTGCGCTATACAGTCATTATGAACCCTCGCCTTTGTGGTCTCCTGCTTCTGGTTTCTTGGTTAATCTGCCTGACATATTCTTTGTTGCAAAGCTTGATGTTTTTGAGGGTGTCCTTCTGCAAAGAGATAGAAATCCCCCACTTCTTCTGTGAACATACTCAGATCCTCAAGCTTGCCTGCTCTGACACCCTTACCAATGACATCCTGCTGTATTTTGTAACTGGCCTGCTGGGTGTTATTCCCCTGACTGTGATCCTTCTTTCTTATTATAGAATTATTTCCAGCATAATGGGCATTTCGTCGGTGGCAGGGAAGTATAAAGCCTTTTCCACCTGTGGGTCTCACCTCTTGGTTGTCTCCTTGTTTTATGGGGTAGGCCTTGGAGTCTACCTCACTTCTGGAACAACTCATCCCTCCAGAAAGGGCTCAATAGCCTCAGTGATGTACACGGTGGTCACCCCCATGCTGAACCCCTTCATCTACAGTCTGAGGAACAGGGATATGAAGAGGGCTCTGAGGAGACTTTTCAGGAGAGGAGTTTACTCTCAGTGA
- the LOC125085298 gene encoding olfactory receptor 7D2 isoform X2 — protein MEARNRTGILEFILLGLSEDPELQPFIFGLFLSMFLVTVLGNLLIILAICSDPHLHTPMYFFLSNLSLVDICFSTTIVPKVLLNIHTENKAISYMDCLTQVYFSMLFPILDTLLLTVMAYDRFVAICHPLHYTVIMNACLCGLLVFMTWFVGVMTSLLHISLMMHLSFCRDLEIPHFFCELTQILKLACSDTFLNSTLIYFMTGVLGVFPLVGILFSYSQIASSIRKMSSSGGKQKAFSTCGSHLSVVSLFYGTGVGVYFTSAVTHSPQQVSVASVMYTVVTPMLNPFIYSLRNKDVKGALGRLLSRATSCL, from the coding sequence ATGGAAGCAAGAAACCGAACAGGAATTTTAGAGTTCATCCTCCTTGGGCTCTCTGAGGATCCAGAACTACAGCCCTTCATATTCGGGCTGTTCCTGTCCATGTTCTTAGTCACTGTGCTCGGGAACTTGCTCATCATCCTGGCCATCTGCTCTgacccccacctccacacccccatgtacttcttcctctccaacctgTCTTTGGTCGACATCTGTTTCAGCACCACCATAGTGCCCAAGGTGCTGCTGAACATCCACACAGAGAACAAAGCCATCTCCTACATGGACTGCCTCACGCAGGTCTATTTTTCCATGTTATTTCCTATCCTGGACACTCTACTCCTAACTGTAATGGCCTATGACCGGTTTGTGGCCATCTGCCACCCACTGCACTACACAGTCATCATGAATGCCTGCCTTTGTGGCCTGCTGGTTTTTATGACCTGGTTTGTTGGTGTCATGACATCCCTTCTTCACATCTCTCTGATGATGCATCTAAGCTTCTGCAGAGATCTTGAAATTCCACATTTCTTCTGTGAACTGACACAGATTCTCAAGCTGGCCTGCTCTGATACCTTCCTGAACAGCACACTGATATACTTTATGACTGGTGTGCTGGGTGTTTTTCCCCTTGTTGGGATCCTTTTCTCCTACTCACAGATTGCTTCATCCATTAGGAAGATGTCTTCATCTGGGGGGAAGCAAAAAGCATTTTCCACCTGTGGGTCTCACCTCTCagtagtttctttattttatgggACAGGTGTTGGGGTCTACTTCACTTCTGCAGTAACTCATTCCCCCCAGCAAGTCTCTGTGGCTTCGGTGATGTACACTGTGGTCACCCCCATGCTGAACCCCTTCATCTACAGCTTGAGGAACAAGGATGTG
- the LOC125085298 gene encoding olfactory receptor 7D2 isoform X1: MGPKNRTGILEFILLGLSEDPELQPFIFGLFLSMFLVTVLGNLLIILAICSDPHLHTPMYFFLSNLSLVDICFSTTIVPKVLLNIHTENKAISYMDCLTQVYFSMLFPILDTLLLTVMAYDRFVAICHPLHYTVIMNACLCGLLVFMTWFVGVMTSLLHISLMMHLSFCRDLEIPHFFCELTQILKLACSDTFLNSTLIYFMTGVLGVFPLVGILFSYSQIASSIRKMSSSGGKQKAFSTCGSHLSVVSLFYGTGVGVYFTSAVTHSPQQVSVASVMYTVVTPMLNPFIYSLRNKDVKGALGRLLSRATSCL, from the exons ATGGGCCCTAA AAACCGAACAGGAATTTTAGAGTTCATCCTCCTTGGGCTCTCTGAGGATCCAGAACTACAGCCCTTCATATTCGGGCTGTTCCTGTCCATGTTCTTAGTCACTGTGCTCGGGAACTTGCTCATCATCCTGGCCATCTGCTCTgacccccacctccacacccccatgtacttcttcctctccaacctgTCTTTGGTCGACATCTGTTTCAGCACCACCATAGTGCCCAAGGTGCTGCTGAACATCCACACAGAGAACAAAGCCATCTCCTACATGGACTGCCTCACGCAGGTCTATTTTTCCATGTTATTTCCTATCCTGGACACTCTACTCCTAACTGTAATGGCCTATGACCGGTTTGTGGCCATCTGCCACCCACTGCACTACACAGTCATCATGAATGCCTGCCTTTGTGGCCTGCTGGTTTTTATGACCTGGTTTGTTGGTGTCATGACATCCCTTCTTCACATCTCTCTGATGATGCATCTAAGCTTCTGCAGAGATCTTGAAATTCCACATTTCTTCTGTGAACTGACACAGATTCTCAAGCTGGCCTGCTCTGATACCTTCCTGAACAGCACACTGATATACTTTATGACTGGTGTGCTGGGTGTTTTTCCCCTTGTTGGGATCCTTTTCTCCTACTCACAGATTGCTTCATCCATTAGGAAGATGTCTTCATCTGGGGGGAAGCAAAAAGCATTTTCCACCTGTGGGTCTCACCTCTCagtagtttctttattttatgggACAGGTGTTGGGGTCTACTTCACTTCTGCAGTAACTCATTCCCCCCAGCAAGTCTCTGTGGCTTCGGTGATGTACACTGTGGTCACCCCCATGCTGAACCCCTTCATCTACAGCTTGAGGAACAAGGATGTG